GGTGGAGAACCTGAGTGGGCGGACGGCGCTGcacatggcggcggccggcggacaTGTCAAGTGCGTCAGGCTGCTGGTggcggacgccgccggcgacagaGACGGGTAagccattgttgttgttgaggAGCTCGAGCGAGGTGGCGGCCATGGTGATCTCGAGTTGGTTAATTGACAGGTACGTGAACaaggcggcgaacggcggcgtgACGGCGCTGCACCTGGCGGCGCTGCACGGGCACGTCGAGTGCGTCCACCTGCTCATCGACGAGCGCGCCAGCCTCGCCGCGCAGACGCTGccctgcgccgcgccgcccatgGCATCCATCGGCGCCGGCAGCACGCCGCTGCACTACGCCgcgtgcggcggcgaggtcAAGTGCTGTCAGGTAGTATACGATTccctttttcttcctttctttgaTGATAGCCAAATTTAGTGTGTGATAGTGAAAGTTTGGTTGGTATGATTCAgtcattaattgagcaattaGTCGATTTGAAAAATATTAGTTTATTGTTGATTTGGTTGTTAGTCGGTTAGTGTCGACAATCCCATCAATTGAATAGATGGATGAGTTGAAATGTTAACTCACTCGAGTTAAAACGAATCAGTTAAAAAAGCGAATTCAAGTTTCAGACTGATCATTTCTTGGCCATCGATTTCCTCTCTGAAATAACAGAAACTTCTTCAGGTTTCAGACTGATCATTTCTTGGCCATCATTTTCCTCTCTGAATAACACAAACTTCTTCAAGTTGCTGACTGATCATTTCTTTGAACATCGATTGCTCTCTGAATAACTCCAAAACCTTTCCTGCTGTTCTTGTTCAGATACTCGTGTCAAGAGGAGCAGACAGAACAGCCATCAATTGCAATGGGTAAATTAGCCAGCTCAATTATCCCCCAGATTAATTGTCACTAGCATATCAACAAATTTGATGCTCATCGCTGCAAGGATTGTGGTAGTCAGGTGGCTCCCAATCGACGCAGCCAGAATCTGGGGCTGCAACTGGCTTGAACACGTCCTCTCCCCCAAGTCGCATCTTCCGATCCCCAAGTTCCCTCCTTCCGGCTACCTCTCCCAGCCACTCCCCAGCCTCATCGCCATTGCAAGGTACTTTAACTGATCGCTGATCACCAATGCAATTCTGCAAATTCAATGTGATCTGATCAGTGATATTCAGAACTTGAAATGCACTGAGTTGGAGTGGTGTTTTGTGTGTTGTTTTGTACTATGgttttgtttggtttggtgAGATTTGCAGGGAGCAAGGTCTGAACTTGTCTTCGGAGGTTTCTGATGGCTTCGATGAAGGAGCAGATGCCTGCGCCGTCTGTCTTGAGAGGCCCTGCACTGTAGCTGCTGAAGGTATCATTTTTCTTGTTTATCTCCATCCATGCACAAAAACATTCAGACATCGAGGCAAAGAACTAACTACTCCATCTTGTTATACATATTTGATGTTTATAAGATTCAATCAGACATTTTGATCATCAATAATTTCTCAAATGCTGATTTTAGAAAGAAAAGAATGGCATGCGTAGATTTATCTTGAAAGGTATTATCATAGTATTGTACCTAATTAGATTCTATGAACTTACTCGaatgtaaaataaaatatgatgctcaaaatttcaaaagttGAAGTAATATTACTGTAAACTTTAGATATTTGTGAGCGAAAGAAGCAATCGAGTGCTCCcgccgtttcataatataagtcgcTCTAACTTTTCTCTTAGTAAAACCTTTTtaggtttgactaaatttatagagaaaaaaaCTAGCAATATCTACAACACTAAATTAAATTCATTAAATgtaatattgttatattttgataatatgtttgcaCTGTGTTACAAATATTGTTATACTTTTCTATAAAATTGGTTGAACTTGGACTAGGAAAAATGTTGACATGACTTAGACAGTAATTAGGCGGTGAATTTAAATTAACCTGCAATGATTGTATTAGTAATACTAGTAATAGTGTTTTGCTTGGTGAATTAAATATAGTACTTGATCACTTGTGCTGTGCAGGTTGCGATCACGAGCTGTGCGTGAAATGCGCGATGGATCTCTGCTCGGTGATCAAATCCTACGACTCGGCGGGGATCGCCGGCGAGATCCCGTGCCCGCTCTGCCGGACCGGGATAGCCTCCTTCCGGacaaccgccgccccgccgccgccgagcctcgCCGGGTCGCCcgcccgccgcagccgccgcaacaactccggcggcggcggcggcgagcacgaggCCTCCAACTCCGGCGGCAGCGAGAAGGGATACGGCAGCATCGaccccgacgccggcgccgtcgtccccCTCTACTACGCGCCGCCCTTCGCGCCTTCTGCCATCCTGACCTGATCGGAGATTGGAGATTCAGTTCTGAAGCAAAAATGTTTGTCTTTGCAAGAGCTCTGAATTTGGCAGAGAGATATGTTTCTCGGTTTCTGAAGAGATGTGTCTCGCAAAAAAAAGGCAGCTCTGAATTTGGGAGAGGTGTGTCTCTTCTTTGATTCGTCAAGCAAAGATCATTAAGGTGATAACTGATAAAGATTAAAATTTGTTGTATGCAATGTATAATTAGTTGGGGTTAGGAGTGTACATGGGTGATTTGATTTGAtctgttttgtttggtttggtgGTGGCGTTGATGACTTGATGCTGGCTGGGGGAGTATTGGGTTGTGTTGTGTTGGGTTGGTCTGAATGTATGTAGGGTGGGCTGTAGGGAAAAagaataaacttttttttattttttttgcattcTATGGTAAATTAAGGCATTCTCTTTTTAAAAAGATGTGCTCGATAACGATGGCTTGTGATGGTCCTGATGGATCTCAGTAGTTGTACCGTTGTAAGACGCGGATACTAGGAAATtaactaatatcaaataattagaaaagatttaatattaaataattagaaggaTTGGTGCTTCAAATTTAAGTTGTCTAGCCAACCACCTCGTGAAGCTAGTCGGAAGACCTCTGAGCGTTTCTCTCTGTACCGTTGTAAGATCTAATCATTTATTTTTCGTACGCTTTCTTTGTTTTTCCCAAATTAATCATGTGGTTCTAAAGTTCTTTAACACCTGATTTTACTTATAAACTGAATAAATTCTCCTCATCCTACTGAAAGAAGGAGCTCCTGGACCCCTTTTgacccccccccaccccacacacacacacaaaatcaTAACAAGTTAGCAATACATGTGTACATTATCAAGCAATCCAAAAGGGGGCAAAAAGCAATAATAAGTTCTTTTCGACTTAGGGTTTCTCTTATCAATTCATCTCACAATCAAGTGGTAGCAATCATTTATACAGTTACAATTACAAAACCCCTGCAACCCCCTGGTCCCACAGTTCAGTCACATATACACCACCAATCCGAGTACAGCCACTTATGATTGATACTATACGTACGTGGGTTGTATGTACATACGTATAGCTGCGAGAGGAAGCTTCCGggcatgtacgtacgtatatacgtaCACACGCAGAACAacgcgacgagccgacgagacGTTTGACCAACCCATTACCGGGTTAGTCAACGTCTCGAtcagaacaaaaaataaataaaaataagtcCGACCCGGCGATGAATTTTTCCACCGTTTTTCCACGGGTAGTCTCTCTCGTTGCCTCGCCGCGTCGCGATCGAtcaccgcgacgccgccgcctcgccgccccacGCCGCCCACGCCGGCATCCCCACCACGGCGGCGGATGTCCCCGACACCGGGATGCCCATCGCCACGCGGCACCACCCTGgctgcgccggcggcgtcgacggggcatgctgcggcggaggcggcgggacgAGGTCGCCGAGGACGCGGACGGCGAGGTGCACGACGCCGCGGGCGGGGCCGCCGGTGCGCGGGCagcggagggagtagctgagccggcggagcgcgcgcggcgggcggaggccgtcgagcacgtcggcggcggggatccTGCACCACCCCAGCGGCgtggcgccgccgacgagccggCACGCCGGCTCCGAGTACACCGCCAcgtgcacgccgccgccgccgcggctctcGAGGAACTCCGCGCCCACGGGGACGACGAGCGTGTCGTTCCACGAgtgctcgccgctcgccgccgccgccacgtccgtgctgcacgccgacgccgccgacgacaccGTCACGTACGGCCGCAGCCGCCTCGGGATCAGCGAATaatacgacggcggcggcagccgcagCGACTCCGCCGACAAGACGGTCACCTCCAGcgccacccctcctcctcctccgcctccgccgccgccgcacccatcgccggcgccgttcTTGGACATGAACCGGAACATCGCCTCCGACATGAGCGAGGGATCATCGAAAAATGGTTCGTACGCTTTATACCCATGGGAGGTTTGAAGGATTCGCCATGGCGGGCGAGAGGTGGAAAGTAGAAGGGaggtgggaggaggaagaggagtagCTTCGTTGCGCGCGAAACCGCAGAGAAAGTAATCTTAACTATTACTATATCTAAGCTTCGTTTCGCTTTCAGCTGTTAGTTCGGCTCGCTGCTCGCCCTTTTGCCGCGCATTCTTGGCGTCTTCGCGCGGCCTACGTGGAAATTCAATTCGATTCGAtatgtatattttcaaattgatTGATCGATTCAAAAGTTTACGTGGGACGATCAAAATCAAActttgagaattttttttccaaactaaaCAACGCCTGATTCCTCGTGGAACTTATactttgaaagtttgaaggatGACTATTCCGATCCGATTGTTGTTGACACCTGGCACTTGATCGATACTGTAGTTGTTATATGCTGGTACTTGTagttctcctcttcttcttattt
The Oryza sativa Japonica Group chromosome 6, ASM3414082v1 DNA segment above includes these coding regions:
- the LOC4339988 gene encoding probable E3 ubiquitin-protein ligase XBOS36, with amino-acid sequence MGNSLGCVGLGERLAAAAKDGDAAEAQRLLAANPGLARCTTFGNLNSPLHVAAAKGHHEIAALLLENGADVNARNIYGQTPLMQACRFGHWEVVQTLLVFRCNVWRVENLSGRTALHMAAAGGHVKCVRLLVADAAGDRDGYVNKAANGGVTALHLAALHGHVECVHLLIDERASLAAQTLPCAAPPMASIGAGSTPLHYAACGGEVKCCQILVSRGADRTAINCNGWLPIDAARIWGCNWLEHVLSPKSHLPIPKFPPSGYLSQPLPSLIAIAREQGLNLSSEVSDGFDEGADACAVCLERPCTVAAEGCDHELCVKCAMDLCSVIKSYDSAGIAGEIPCPLCRTGIASFRTTAAPPPPSLAGSPARRSRRNNSGGGGGEHEASNSGGSEKGYGSIDPDAGAVVPLYYAPPFAPSAILT
- the LOC4339989 gene encoding uncharacterized protein → MSEAMFRFMSKNGAGDGCGGGGGGGGGGVALEVTVLSAESLRLPPPSYYSLIPRRLRPYVTVSSAASACSTDVAAAASGEHSWNDTLVVPVGAEFLESRGGGGVHVAVYSEPACRLVGGATPLGWCRIPAADVLDGLRPPRALRRLSYSLRCPRTGGPARGVVHLAVRVLGDLVPPPPPQHAPSTPPAQPGWCRVAMGIPVSGTSAAVVGMPAWAAWGGEAAASR